GCAGAACATGCACATAAGACAAGATGTACTTGGAGGAAGGGACAAGAAGGACAAACTGATGGAAGACGGAAAGAACCTAGGAAAATCCGAGACATCTGCtcagctggggaggaaaggtgtTTACGTCAATGTGTGGGTCACCTGACTGAAGTACAGAGCTACCGGatcaggagcagagacaggcagccgTTGTAATGGGTGGAAGCCCTGGATGTGGTCAGCAGGATTCATCAGTTTTAGAAACTCGAGTCTAATCAATCAGGACAACCATGAGACCTTGCAAAGAAAAATTCCCGTCTAGTGCAATTTTACACATTACCACTAGAGGGCACTCCCGCCTAATGAAGATCAAATGGAGCACACAGTATACCtagattaaaaattaatctaGGGGAAAAAAGTAATCTAGGAAGTGAAATTATtaatgagttttatttatttctaatttcctACATTTTACGATGGCAGAGCAATTAACACATTACTTATATGATTactaaaaacatttataaataatggaTGAAAATGAACAGCCCACCATCATCCAATCCATAAATGGGGTGATGATCTTAATAGATACTACTCTAAAGAAGACTCAAATGACCAGCAAATACTTCAAAGTGTTTGAAACCTCAGCATCCTTAGGCAGCGGGAAATGCAACATAAAACTTCTTTGATATCCATCTTACCACCAGGAAAAGAGatccggggggtggggggagacaggACCTTAtacagagcttgtgggagtgagCTGGAGTCATTCTAGCGGTCAATATAGATGGTACTGAAACtattgaaaatagaataaaaatatggCCCAGTGGTGTCACTCCTGGATATGTGCCTGAAGGATTCTGTGTCGTCACACGGCAGGGATATTTGGACATCCATGTTTGTTGTTGCAGCACCTACGATAGCTGAGAAATGAAACAGCCTAGCCGCCCATCCATCAGATGAACACAGGAAGAAAAGGCGGGGtgcagaaacaaaggaattctATCAGCTGTAGGGAAAAAGTTAAACCGTGACACAGAGTGGAGCCAACAGCTGCAGATTGTTACGCAATGGAAAAAGAGCCAGACGCAGAAAGAGAAATACCATGTTTCCTCTCATACAGGGAACCTGAATTTGTGTGtgcagaaagcagaaaggggacTGTGATCTAAGAAaagaggaagtgatctcctggGGAGGGAAGTGAGAGTAACAAGTCCctggttctccaccttcccagtgctgtgaccctttaatacagttcctcgtgttgtgataaccccccaaccacaaaattagtttattgctacttcatgattgtaattttgctgctgttatgaattgtcatGCAAagatctgatatgcaggatatctgatacgaGTCCCCCGTGAAAGGGCCATTTGACACCTCCAGTCCCCCTCAAGGGAGTTGTGACCTAGAGGGTGAGGAGCACTGGAGTAGGGGGCCATGAAAGCGGAAGAATGAACTGCTTGGAAGCGGGCAGAGCGGATGTGGGGGTGAGGCAGAGAAGGCGGATGACTGAGAACGAAGTATAACGGCATAAATGTGTGAAAATTCCAGAGAAGCCCGTGACCCCAGATGTAACTTAAGCAATTAGTTTTAAAAGACTTGCCCAATAACCTCCTATCTGATGGGAAGATAACAGGTGTGTGTAATGCCCACATAGATGCACGTGACAAAGTATTAATTCTTACATTATCTCTGGAGAAGAAATGTACATCTCCTTGGCACTAATCCCCCAATTTCCCTGTGGATTTCAATTTTCATgataaaaacttgaaaaatacttcgaatataaaattgaaaaaagttGGGGgggtgaataaaataaaattcatatccTTTAATCCAAAGATAATTTCTACCTAGTAATAGAACAAACACCGTACTCACCCTTGGGTAGTACTGAGTAAGCATTTGGAAATTCTTATCCTCAAAATATTTGCTTAAGCGTTCCATTCTGGTTGCGAAGACTTCTCCATTTCAAGGACAGGACACAACAGCCGAGAGTTCCGACCAGGGACTATTTTCACTTATTAACGACTTTCAAAAACTTAGTAACTAAAAATAACCCCTGATTTTGCTACTCGTGGGTTAGAAATAAGAGGAAGGGCTTGGCCGGGTACTTGCTGCTTCCCACCAAGCTGCAGCTCGATGTCAGCCCAAGCTTGGGGTTTCGGAAGGCTCCACGGGACGGGATATCGAGAGCAGTTCCCTCATAGGAGCTGCAGCTGCTGCCCCCAGCCATCTCATCTGGCCTCCCCAGTACGAGATGCTCTCAGGGAAGTGAGATTTCTAACCAAACCAAGCAGCTTTGCTATTGTTGTAGCTGAATGTCGAATCCCATCCGGAAGCCCTAGGGTacagatttggttcccagagtGGTGTCTGGACAGTGATGGAATCTGTGGGAGATCTAAGGTCACTTGGAGGACCCAGGCTCATCTCATCTATCTTCTTCCGAGCTGGAGATGTGGCCACTCACACGGACATGCATCCTGCCAACCAGCCAGCAGAATGGCCCGTATTAGACTTGAACCTTCcagaccatgagccaaaataagcctctACTTCATAGACCATCTGTGTCTACTATTTTCACATGCTGACACAGAGGGACTAATAATGTACCTTTAATAACCTAACTCTGCATACACGGAGCTGGACTTCAGTTACAGCTTCCTGCAGAATGGAGGCAGCCATTCCCACAGTGTCTGCTAATTGGTGGTTTCCTCTGGGAAGGTATGGAGGGTCTTGGTGAGTTTTCAGAACCtgagttctttttcttaaatAGAAACCTTGAAATATAATAAAGGTATCATATCTCCATACTCACGAATACTGCCTGGCCATTAaccatcccaccccacctatGCCCGCCCTAAGTAAGAGCATTAGCTGAACACACCGTAGTCAAGCGGAGACTCCATTTCCTACTCTACCTGTGACTAAGAGACCCGGGCTGGGCTAAGTTCTAACAAAtggaacatgtgtgcatgtgtgcactggaGGGTGATGTGGGCACTGATGTCAGTCTGTGAAGAACTGTTTGTTCTCCCTTTGCCTTGACTCCTTCCTGATGCCTAGGTCCGTCTTGGATGGTGAGCCTACAGCCATGTTGAAGATGATTCCTTCCTCCATCTGCCTGTGCCTGCAAATCAGCACTTCTATAGACGGGTGTGGTCATGAAGTATGCTActcttagctgggtggtggtggcgcacgcctttaatcccagaactcaggaggaagaggctggcagatctctgagctcgaagtcagccgggtctacagagagttccaggacagccagggctacatggaaaaaccctgccttgaaaaataaacaaaacggTAAGACTACTCTCGTGCGACCCTGGGCAGGCCTCACCATGATAGGAGAGTTCTCAAGGAACCCTGGAAGGGTTTTAGGAAGCTTAGTTTTGCCGTTCTCCAGGTCAGGATTCTTAACGCACTTCCGTAACACCATCACCCTCCCTTCCCCAGGAACCTTCTCCCGCCATGACTAGCTCTAGTCTTGCAGGCCTTACAGCACAGATGGCTTCCCACACCTCACTCCCCTTCTCCTCAGTAACAGGAATCCTAGTTTAACTAAAAATCAGTTTAGCTGGCAGTTACTCTGTCTCCTTTGCCGAGAGCATGTCTGTGCGTTCTGTTTGTGGCCACGGACCTGTGACCAGGCACTGACTTCAGGTTCCCAGAAATGGAAAAGCCCTTCTTTAGcctgtcttcccttcctccagcctAACCTGGGTGATGGCTGGAACTCTTGTAGTCAAGGAGTAACACCTAGAATGGAAGCTTCATGCTAAGGAGGGCGAGACCAACATGCATCTGAGGCTCTGATGACATCAGAAGGCACCAAGCCAGCTCCACATCACCTACCTCTCTTTAAGAATTTTTAGTTGCATGTCTGTGCCCGTGTATGTCTATATACAACATGCCCCAGGAAGCATGAGCTCAGATTCTGTGCAACTGGAGCTGCCAGTGGTTGTAAGCTACCTGATGTAcgggctaggaactgaacttgggtcctattGCATGAGCGGTATCCACTCTTTAAACTGAtcagccatctcgccagcccctatGGCTCATTTCTTTAGATCTAAATTTCCTGTTGTCTGCAGCTAACTCTAGTTCTGAGTCATTTGTGTTTTAGTAGAGAGCCAGACTTCAAATGAGCGAGGGCAGGCAGCCGAGGCAAAGCACTCCGACTTCAGTACCACGTGGTCCTCACGTCCACAGCCTCTAAAATGGCCACTCACCTTCCTTTAGACCCATGTGAAACAAAGCAGGGGGACCAAGGTGAGCAccgggaaagaaaacaaaagatttccACGGGACTGTCTTCATGTTGCTTCCAGACATTAATTCATCTTCATAACCTTCCAGAAGATACTGATCTCACAGGACGAAGTTCTGGCAGGCTCCAAGGTCTGTCTTCTCCAGAGTAAGACATGCAGATAACGGGCCTGGTGCAGGGTTTGGTCAGGCCCTTCACCTGGGTAactgttgggggctgcagacccctggccccttgactttctttgcctccctcagaccctttgcctgctggagtgaactgagcaaaacttgtttacctgtgcctgcagctgctctgagcatgagaccctgatggcaggggagtgggttctggtgaggcctgcagctgaaagattcccgagagctggggcatggctatcagctAAGGGTCCCTATATAAGCTagcctggagcacaataaagttggcactcttgtatcaaggatgacccgtgtcctcgtatctctgtctatgtgtgtgtgtgtttaattctcCAGCCTAGTTCCCGGCTCGTGTACGGGTGCTACGGATAATCTGTACCACCATGTTTGGTCTCTGGGCCTCAGAGGCGGTAGCACTCGATCCCTGACCTGAAGGGGTCTCTAACTTTTGCTTCAAACAAACTCCTTGAGATGTGCCCAGGCTAGCCAAGTGCTGAGTAGAAAACCGGGCCAACGGCTCCTGGAGTGGCAAACCACCTGATGCTGCAAAACTCCCACCTAGAAATCTGAGACCCATATTTCTTAAAAATGAGGCTAACATTATGTTACATAAACTTATTAGTTACGTAAACTTATATAAGCTAAGTATTTGCagaattttatgaatttttgatAAATATATGTTCTATTTGTGTGCAAAAGAAGTCTGGTAGGATACTGCACCACAGTATAAATCTCAGAGACTACATCCAATATATCTGTCTACACTGGGGTGACTCTCAACGTGACCTAGAGAGGCATGGATATTACTGTAATCTGTTTTGACTTCCTAAAACAAATCTGGAATAAAGGGGAGAAGACATTCTTAAAGTAAGACATTCAATCAAGTGCTGTCATTACCTTCTTACTCCTACCCTCCTGGTCTTTCCTAAGAGGTTCAGTCCTCCTGGCAACCCACCCGACAGGTGAAGTCTACTGAAGACTCGGAAGCCTTGCCACAGAGACTACATCCAATACATCTGTCTACACTGGGGTGATTCTCAACGTGACCTAGAGAGGGTGAGGCCATAGGGAAGACAAAGATAGTGGTCCTGAGCCCTCAGAGTCATGAGCAAAGGGCGGGCATAAGGAGGAATGGCAGTGGGTGGACCAAGGGGTGCTGAGTAGGAACAAAAGCAGAACCACAGCAAAGCCCCGAGGCAGGTGACCTGGGACGACTGTGGAATCTCTGAACTGTATGTAAGAGAAGACAACTCTACATTTAACACCGCGGTGTTTTCCAGCTGGAGCACCCCCTTGTTGTCCACAAAAGCATCAGGGATCCTGTCGACTATGTACACATGACCCTCAAAGCAGAAAGCTAACGCTTTGGGGCACActtcaaaagcaaacagaatatGAATAGACCTCAAAAAGGGACTCATTTCGAGGAAAACCTGAGAAGCCAGGCTGTTCTTAAGCCTCTGTACAGCTTTAGCGGGTTTCAAATCATCccgttcctcctcttcctgctctcacACTAACATGCCCACGATCCAGGGCAGCCTGGTATCACGCGCTGCCGTGGGGCCAGATGAGGCTGGGGAGGGGTGAAGGCACTGAAGGATAAAATGGACCGGTTCCATATCTCAGTTCTTTACAGCACACATTCCATTCAAATCCTGGGTCTGCCCCAAGCATCCCGATCAAGTTCGCCCCTATTGTGCCTGCTTCTCCACTGGTAAACAGCAGCCACACAATCCTGGCAGTGTTCAGAACAAAGCATTTGGCCAGAGGCTGCTAAATGCATTAAGTGCTGAGAACATGAAGTCCAAACTACTCCCCACTCAATGGTCTGAGATGATGTGTCTCCTCTCTAGGCCCTGCGTCTGCAGCTACAAACAATGGGCTATCTCCTTTCAAAATCAGAGTTAAATAATTCATCTCAGAGCAGCAAGGGGAGACACAACCAATGTAAAAGTTCAAGACGAGTGAAGAGGAGTCCATCATCGTTCAGGCCTGCACTCCTGAGCCCCAAACCAAAGTCACtagctcctccttcttcccttctggaCAGAGCTTACCCAGTGATCTCTAACAAAACTGGCCAGATCCAAATGTGACTGTCATTCAGTAAGATCCAGGGTTTTAAAGAATCGCTTTGTAAAAAATTTGGACTGGGGAGGTAGCTCTCAGCTAACAAATAACTTGCTGTACAAGAGGACCCGAGTTGAACtgctagaacccatgtaaaaggccAGCTGTCGCACTGAGGTAGACTGGTGGACTCCTGGGGCTCGGTGACCACCAGCCTAGCGTAATGGGTAAGTTCTCTGCCAGTGGGAAAGTAACACAGACAGTATTTTGAGCAGTGACATGAGGCTGACCTTTGGACTCCATAAAAGTGCACACGTGtatctacacatacatgcacacacacacactagcaggGAATGAAACTTTTTCCGGAGTGCACTGACTGATATGGGTGAAGTCTCAGTAAACACTGAGGGTGGGACAGATGTGCTCTGGCTGTCACTGAGGCCACAGTCCACTGCAGAGCCTGCCCTATATCCGCAAACCCTGGACTCGTGGGCAGCTTGCTGAGGTGCCCAGTAGACACTGCCTGAGTGAGCCAAGGGCACACGCCACAAGACAGCCCTAGGAGGGTGGAGACGCCATGCTTTCTGCAGACCACTCCCAGACCCACCTGTTAACCAACTTGAAGATTAACAGCAGGCCTGCAGCCCGGGGCCCTCCCCACAAGCCAGCCTGGCTACCCCACCCGGTCCCCTCCTCAGCTGTCCCTTGCCCTCCCCCAGTCGCAGCTACCGTTGTTCTCATTTTCTGTCCTTCTAGTGTCTCTTGCTCTCTCACCTGCCTAGCTCTTCCCGTAGACTtcgctccctccctctgtcccccccCTACCACCACCGTTTTTACCTCCTTTCCTAGGACACAGACAGGAAACTCAGACAATTCAgcctttactttatttttgaaaataattctgTAGATTTAATTTTCTTCCATGAAACTAAGGTCaggcaacaaacaaaaacacacaaatttcTCTCCAATCTGCTACCTGCATCTTGGCGGGGGGAGATGTGGGAATGCTTAGGAAGGCAGGACAGAAGCTGGTTTGGGGCCAGAGATGTCCTGGGATACTTTGCTCTGAGATGGCCACCAGGAGCCAGCCCTCAGGGAGGAGCCTCTACACCAAACCCCAGGGGAAAAGAGGCACATAAGTCAGCCCAGTGTCTCCCACCAGGCTGGCACCAACTCCTCCTCACGGACAcagagagaactgatttccaGAAAGGAGGGTGCCCAAGTACGGGGCTTTCCCGACAGTTGGCCCTAGCACAGAAATTGCTCTCCctttccacctcccatctcccaaCCACAAGCTGCTGTGCTGCAGGAGAAGAACATTAGAGAGTCAGCAGAAAGAGAGGCCAGGAGGCAGTGGCCCCTGGCACCCCAACAACTCCAATCTGACCCTGAGAGTGAAGCCCCTTTGGTTAGTCTCATTTGGCCACAAACCCATTCTTCCTTCCATAACCTAGCCCCACACTGGGGGAGGGTGAAGAAAGGGAGAATAGGTATATAAGGTGGGTTCATGTTCTGACAGAAGCCAGGTCAGGGTCAACAGGCCTGGTCAAGAGAGCTAGAACTGCCAAGTTCTCTGCAGATGCCTTCAAGAGAACACCCTGGCCCCAACAAGCTCAAGCCTCCCCATACCACACAGTGGTTTCTTGTTCAGTATCACCAAATACACCACACAATAGTTCTCCTGATAACAGGAGTATAACCCTCATCATGGTTTGTGCACTAGAATGCCACTGGGGAGGGGggcacagaaatagaaagattaTAGACCCAAGAGGGAAACACTGACAGGATGGTATAGCCCAGGGACTGCAGGCCTGTCTCAGCTCATGGTATGCCAAGGAGACCCAGCAGGGAAAGGCAGGTGCTAATTCCAGCTAGGATCATAGCCACCCCAGGTCTGTGGGGGTGCCAGATGGACACGCCGGCCCCGGAACTGGAAAGTGACAATGCCCCGATAGCCAGCCCTGGGGACACCGGACTTGAGGTCATCCATGACACCCAGGGCCTTAGCAAAGGCCTTGAAGCTGTCTCTGCTAGTGTACTGTACCCGCACCTCCCCCAGTTCCTTCTGATCATTGGTCCTCACTTTCTCTACCTGCAGCTGGGGGGCACCATAGACGCGGGCAAGGAAATCCCGGTCATAGGCCTCCTGCTGCAGGTACGACAAGTCCAGCTGGGTGAAGGGCACAAACTGCTGGTTCAGCTTGATGAACTTAAGATGCTGGTCAAAGAACTGCCCATGGCTCACACCCTTGCGGCCAAAGGTCATCGTTCTCGAAATTTCTGGCCGAATACAGGCCCGTCCCTTCCGCTGCTCCGGTCTGCGCATCCAGTCGTCCCAGAAGGCCTTGGGCCACTTGGGTTCCAGCTCTGCCCACAGCTCAGCCAACAGCAGCCAGCCTAGGCCAGGAAAAAAGTCTGTTCGATAGAGCAGCTCAGGTTTGCTCGAGTCTACCATCTGCTCCTTGCCGTTGTCATTCCAAGCAGACACACACCAAAGGGAGGGGTCTGTTCTCAGCAGTGGATAGGTGGCCTGGAAGTACTCAAAAAAGTCTGGTGCCACCTCCAGATCATCCTCCACGACTACAACTGCTGGGAACTTGAACTTGTTGAAGATCTGACCCAGTGCCCAGCGGTAGTGCCTGGCGATCTTGTAGTAACCCTGGAACTTGCGGTGGTCTGGCTGTACAGCAATGTTACTCAGGTCTGGCTGCCGGATGTGTGTGATAGCACTGCCATAGGAAGCAATGACCTGTGCTGTCTCCTCGTGCCCACAGTCCTGGCTGACGATGATGGGGAAACGCTCAGCTGAAGGCCGATAGTGCAACAACTTATCCAGGCAGCGCCGGACAGTGCTGCGGTCACAGGCAATGACCAGGATGGGGATCACTGTTGGTGAGGGGGTCACAGGCACACGGGGCCAGGCTGGAGGGGCCACAGTGGGCACTTTCCACCTCTGGTTCCACAAAGCATGATGTTCCCTGATTTGCTGCAACAGTCCCCGCTGCCGTTCCAACTCTACCTCAGCATCCTCAGCCAGGCGGATCACCTCACGGGAGAGGCTGGCGGGGTCGTCATCAAGAGCACTGTCTGAGGGTAGCCTGCCAGGTGCTGGGCGTGTCCAGAAGAAGAGGAGCAGTAGGGCATTCCAGCCCACAAAGATAATAGCACCCCAAAGCACAAGCCCTGCAGACTGCTTCTTCAGCATCCTGGCCCCCACAGGGGAGGGCAGGCAAGGGGCTCAAGGCTGCCTTGGGCTTGCCTGGCTCACTTTCCCAATCTAAGGGTTGATTCTTCCACGCTGAGATTAGGAAGAAGCCATGAAcctaaagaggagagagaaaaccaaCTGTTACCTCAAGTATGTATAATTCCACATGCCACAGGGAAGAGGATGGGCACAGGGAGTAATTAAGGAAAAAGGGAAGCAAGGAGGTGGACTGCAGGATCAGGACGGCATGCTCTAATGCTTCAAAATGAGGCAGAAAATGATGGTAATGGGAtaggacagggagggagggagggagggagggagggagggaggaaggaaggaaggaaggaaggaaggaaggaaggaaggaagga
The Microtus pennsylvanicus isolate mMicPen1 chromosome 11, mMicPen1.hap1, whole genome shotgun sequence genome window above contains:
- the Mgat1 gene encoding alpha-1,3-mannosyl-glycoprotein 2-beta-N-acetylglucosaminyltransferase; translation: MLKKQSAGLVLWGAIIFVGWNALLLLFFWTRPAPGRLPSDSALDDDPASLSREVIRLAEDAEVELERQRGLLQQIREHHALWNQRWKVPTVAPPAWPRVPVTPSPTVIPILVIACDRSTVRRCLDKLLHYRPSAERFPIIVSQDCGHEETAQVIASYGSAITHIRQPDLSNIAVQPDHRKFQGYYKIARHYRWALGQIFNKFKFPAVVVVEDDLEVAPDFFEYFQATYPLLRTDPSLWCVSAWNDNGKEQMVDSSKPELLYRTDFFPGLGWLLLAELWAELEPKWPKAFWDDWMRRPEQRKGRACIRPEISRTMTFGRKGVSHGQFFDQHLKFIKLNQQFVPFTQLDLSYLQQEAYDRDFLARVYGAPQLQVEKVRTNDQKELGEVRVQYTSRDSFKAFAKALGVMDDLKSGVPRAGYRGIVTFQFRGRRVHLAPPQTWGGYDPSWN